The nucleotide window GGCTCTGCTCCTTAAAGTGTTTTAAAGGTTACTGATCAAAAATTTCCTGCTCTCAGGCAACCTTGATGGCGATCTGCTTCGGCCGGGCCGCCTCGGCTTTCGGCAGGGTGACATCCAGCACACCATTTTTGTAGGTCGCCGAAACCTTGTTGGGATTGACGTCCGCCGGCAGCTCGATGGTGCGCAGGAACTTGCCTGCTCCCCGCTCACGACGATGCCAGGTCGCGTTGGCGTCAGCCACCTGCTCCGGCCGCTCGCCGCTCAGGGTCAGGCTGTTGCCGACCACGTTCATCTCCAGCTGTTTCGGATCGACACCCGGCAGCAGGGCGCTGAGGTAGAAGTTGTTCTCATCTTCGAGCAGGTTGAAACGAGGCGTGCGGCGGGCACCGAGACCGGGCAGAAAAGCGGGCTCCAGCAGGCTGCCGAGACCGACGCTGTTGAAGATCTCATCCATTTCCCGACGCATCTGATCCATCTCGCGAAACAGGTTCCAGTTGATCATGACTCTTTCCTCCTTGGGTTGGATTTCGCCTGATCCGTCAGGCTTGTTGGCGTTGTCGCCAGGAGGTATTACAACTGTCATGCCAGGCCCTCTAAAAAAATTTTCTCTTTACATTCGATATGTTATGGAGTTGAGGCGGATCAGGCGACAAACTTGCGACAGCGGCCAGCTGTCGCGGCCCGCGACAGTTGCGACAGCTGCGACGTCGCAAGCCAGGCAGAAACCGGTGGAAAGAAAGGTGAAAACGACAGGAGGATGGAAATCACGTTCCCGAGGCTGGGCAAAAATGCCTAGATGCAAGGCACCCACAGCCCTGCAGAAT belongs to Geothermobacter hydrogeniphilus and includes:
- a CDS encoding Hsp20/alpha crystallin family protein; translation: MINWNLFREMDQMRREMDEIFNSVGLGSLLEPAFLPGLGARRTPRFNLLEDENNFYLSALLPGVDPKQLEMNVVGNSLTLSGERPEQVADANATWHRRERGAGKFLRTIELPADVNPNKVSATYKNGVLDVTLPKAEAARPKQIAIKVA